A part of Populus alba chromosome 8, ASM523922v2, whole genome shotgun sequence genomic DNA contains:
- the LOC118052322 gene encoding proline transporter 2, with the protein MEVNNGDGVGNFNLSRKVIDEEKSTVVIPETAHQISSDSWFQVGFVLTTGINSAYVLGYSGTIMVPLGWTPGVIGLIIATAISLYANSLVAKLHEFGGRRHIRYRDLAGFIYGRKAYSITWALQYVNLFMINTGYIILAGSALKAFYVLFRDDQVMKLPYFIAISGFVCALFGISIPHLSALRLWLGVSTVLSLIYIVVAFVLSVKDGIEAPSRDYNIPGTTTSKIFTTIGASANLVFAFNTGMLPEIQATIKQPVVSNMMKALYFQFTAGVLPMYAVTFIGYWAYGSSTSTYLLSSVNGPVWVKGLANISAFLQTVIALHIFASPMYEYLDTKFGIKGSPFAIRNLSFRIGVRGGYLTINTLVAALLPFLGDFMSLTGAISTFPLTFILANHMYLKAKHNKLTSLQKLWHWLNVCFFGLMSIAAAVSALRLIAVDSKTYSVFADI; encoded by the exons ATGGAAGTGAATAATGGAGATGGAGTTGGGAATTTTAACTTGTCTCGAAAAGTTATTGACGAGGAAAAGTCAACAGTTGTGATTCCTGAGACTGCCCATCAGATTAGCAGtg ATTCATGGTTTCAAGTTGGTTTTGTACTCACCACCGGTATCAACAGTGCCTATGTATTGGGATATTCTGGTACCATTATGGTTCCCCTGGGTTGGACACCTGGAGTAATAGGTTTGATTATAGCCACTGCAATATCACTGTATGCAAATTCTCTTGTTGCCAAGCTCCATGAATTTGGTGGGAGGAGACATATCAGATACAGAGATCTCGCAGGCTTTATCTATG GCAGGAAAGCTTATTCTATTACCTGGGCATTGCAGTATGTTAATCTTTTTATGATTAACACTGGATACATCATTTTGGCTGGATCAGCCTTAAAG GCCTTCTATGTTCTTTTTAGGGACGACCAGGTCATGAAACTCCCATACTTCATTGCCATTTCTGGGTTTGTATGTGCCTTGTTTGGCATATCAATTCCCCACTTGTCAGCTCTCAGACTTTGGCTGGGAGTTTCCACGGTTCTCAGCCTCATATATATAGTTGTGGCATTTGTGCTCTCTGTTAAAGATG GGATTGAAGCACCATCCAGGGATTACAACATTCCAGGAACAACAACAAGCAAAATCTTTACAACAATTGGGGCATCTGCTAATCTGGTTTTTGCATTTAATACAGGAATGCTTCCGGAAATACAG GCAACAATAAAACAGCCCGTTGTCAGCAACATGATGAAAGCACTTTACTTCCAATTCACGGCTGGAGTTTTACCAATGTATGCAGTGACATTCATTGGATATTGGGCTTATGGAAGTTCAACATCAACCTATTTGCTTAGCAGCGTCAATGGTCCTGTTTGGGTGAAGGGATTGGCCAACATTTCTGCATTCCTGCAAACAGTCATTGCTTTGCAT ATATTCGCGAGCCCAATGTATGAGTATTTGGATACGAAGTTTGGGATTAAAGGAAGTCCATTTGCAATTCGCAACTTGTCGTTTAGGATCGGTGTAAGAGGTGGCTACCTAACTATAAACACGCTGGTGGCTGCTCTTCTGCCCTTCCTCGGAGATTTTATGAGCCTTACTGGCGCCATCAGCACCTTTCCACTGACATTTATTCTTGCCAACCACATGTACCTAAAAGCAAAGCATAACAAATTGACTTCTCTGCAAAAGCTTTGGCATTGGCTCAATGTTTGTTTCTTCGGCCTCATGTCAATTGCAGCAGCAGTTTCAGCTCTGAGGCTTATTGCTGTAGATTCCAAAACATACAGTGTATTTGCAGATATATAG
- the LOC118052319 gene encoding large ribosomal subunit protein eL33w, which yields MVKGRQGERVRLYVRGTVLGYKRSKSNQYANTSLIQIEGVNTKEEVAWYAGKRMAYIYKAKVKRDGSHYRCIWGKVTRPHGNSGVVRAKFTSNLPPKSMGARVRVFMYPSNI from the exons ATGGTGAAGGGACGCCAAGGAGAGCGAGTCAG GCTTTATGTACGGGGAACAGTCTTGGGTTACAAGAG gTCGAAGTCCAACCAATATGCCAACACATCACTGATCCAGATTGAGGGCGTCAACACAAAAGAAGAGGTTGCATGGTATGCTGGGAAGCGGATGGCATACATCTACAAGGCCAAGGTGAAAAGGGATGGATCCCATTATCGCTGCATTTGGGGCAAGGTCACCAGGCCCCATGGTAACAGCGGTGTAGTGAGAGCCAAGTTCACATCCAATCTGCCTCCAAAGTCAAtg GGAGCTCGAGTACGGGTTTTCATGTATCCCAGCAATATCTGA
- the LOC118052321 gene encoding uncharacterized protein: protein MGLWTLLEGFLLLANAFAILNEDRFLAPRGWSFSEFSVGRTKSLKGQLIGLIYATQYMRVPLVILNSICIFVKLVSG, encoded by the coding sequence ATGGGTTTGTGGACGTTATTGGAGGGATTTCTGCTCCTTGCAAATGCATTTGCAATATTAAACGAAGATCGTTTTCTTGCACCTAGAGGATGGAGCTTCTCTGAATTCTCTGTAGGTCGTACAAAGTCTTTGAAAGGGCAGCTTATAGGTCTCATTTATGCGACCCAATATATGAGAGTTCCACTTGTCATACTCAATTCCATTTGCATCTTTGTAAAGCTGGTGTCTGGATGA
- the LOC118052320 gene encoding LOW QUALITY PROTEIN: syntaxin-81 (The sequence of the model RefSeq protein was modified relative to this genomic sequence to represent the inferred CDS: substituted 1 base at 1 genomic stop codon) gives MAKIRDRTEDFKDAVRHSAISLGYNEPRLAAIMASFIIHKPRQRXPFTRAAFKTLESIGALEQFMLKHRKDYVDLHRTTEQERDSIEQEVTAFIKACKEQIDILKNSINDEAANTKGWLGIKADTSNTDTIAHKHGVVLILSEKLHSVTARFDQLRAIRFQNAINKRIPRRNLNRAANTNTSTVDSSKTNNLEFSELDDIQTESLRVQQQVLDDETRALQVELTSLLEAVQETETKMLEMSALNHLMSTHVLQQAQQIELLYEQAVEATKNVELGNKELSQAIQRNSSSRTFLLLFLSVLTFSILFLDWYS, from the exons ATGGCGAAAATTAGAGATAGAACAGAGGATTTTAAAGATGCAGTGAGGCACAGTGCTATATCTTTAGGTTACAATGag CCCAGATTGGCAGCTATTATGGCGtcttttattattcataaaccACGGCAAAGATAACCGTTTACTAGAGCTGCTTTTAAAACG CTTGAAAGCATTGGAGCATTAGAACAATTTATGTTGAAGCATAGGAAGGATTATGTTGATCTGCATCGTACCACTGAACAGGAGAGGGATAGTATTGAACAAGAG GTTACTGCATTTATTAAAGCATGCAAAGAACAAATTGATATTCTCAAGAATAGCATAAACGATGAAGCAGCAAACACAAAGGGGTGGCTTGGCATCAAGGCTGATACCTCCAACACTGATACTATAGCACACAAACATGGGGTG GTTTTGATTTTAAGTGAGAAACTTCATTCTGTCACTGCACGGTTTGATCAGCTAAGAGCTATACGCTTCCAAAATGCTATCAATAAGAGGATACCAAGAAGAAATCTTAACCGGGCTGCAAATACAAATACAAGTACTGTTGATTCctctaaaacaaacaatttagAGTTCAGTGAACTTGATGACATTCAAACAGAGTCTCTTAGAGTGCAGCAGCAAGTGTTGGATGATGAGACTCGTGCCCTGCAG GTGGAATTGACTAGTCTTCTAGAAGCAGTTCAAGAAACCGAAACTAAGATGCTGGAAATGTCTGCATTGAATCACCTAATGTCAACGCATGTTCTGCAACAAGCACAACAAATAGAGCTTCTGTATGAGCAG GCAGTTGAAGCTACAAAGAACGTAGAGCTTGGAAACAAAGAGTTGTCTCAGGCGATACAGCGGAATAGCAGTAGCAGGACTTTTCTCTTGCTTTTCCTTTCTGTTCTTACTTTTTCAATCCTCTTTCTGGATTGGTATAGTTGA